The following coding sequences lie in one Silene latifolia isolate original U9 population chromosome 5, ASM4854445v1, whole genome shotgun sequence genomic window:
- the LOC141657329 gene encoding calmodulin-binding protein 25-like, translating into MTSFENIGSSETWAFRPSFETSWFSDDFDRDTELFTKALTQSITHGSSHKDVSTFSETPSSLPVHSVSTSGGSEPETPSVSKRPPRNPLSVKSAKRKSRASKRSPTTFITADPANFRAMVQQVTGVRFNSGSGPILKPEPHRAGLGSGVVNRLQGGGGGYLLPTLDTSAFLLGHHQQIVGPSSGGGVAQGFGGPNPGEVGGSGFDFDGFSCFPTLESGKVM; encoded by the coding sequence ATGACGTCTTTTGAAAATATAGGTAGTAGCGAAACGTGGGCGTTTCGTCCATCGTTTGAAACTTCCTGGTTCTCCGACGATTTTGATAGAGACACCGAGTTATTCACCAAAGCCCTCACTCAATCCATCACACACGGGTCTAGTCACAAAGACGTTTCAACATTTTCCGAAACGCCATCATCATTACCAGTACACAGCGTCTCCACCTCAGGCGGGTCAGAACCCGAAACGCCATCCGTTTCAAAACGCCCGCCTCGAAACCCTCTCTCTGTTAAATCCGCCAAGCGAAAGTCCCGCGCCTCGAAACGGTCTCCCACAACATTCATCACAGCCGATCCGGCTAACTTCCGGGCCATGGTCCAGCAGGTGACCGGCGTCCGGTTTAACTCCGGATCAGGTCCAATCCTCAAGCCCGAACCTCATCGAGCTGGGCTCGGGTCAGGTGTGGTGAACCGGTTacagggtggtggtggtgggtacTTGTTGCCTACGCTTGACACGTCGGCGTTTCTGTTGGGCCATCACCAGCAGATAGTGGGCCCGAGTAGTGGTGGAGGTGTGGCCCAGGGTTTTGGTGGGCCGAACCCTGGTGAGGTTGGTGGGTCCGGGTTTGATTTTGATGGGTTTTCTTGTTTCCCGACTCTTGAATCCGGGAAAGTCATGTAG